A window from Pseudomonas sp. MRSN 12121 encodes these proteins:
- a CDS encoding disulfide bond formation protein B yields the protein MTDDTLRLGRERRFLVLLGVICLALIGGALYMQVVLGEAPCPLCILQRYALLLIAIFAFIGAAMRTRRSLTVLEVLVVLSALFGAAVAGHHVYTQAHPAVSCGIDVLQPIVDSLPLATVFPLGFQVDGFCSTPYPPVLGLSLAQWALVAFVLTLVLVPLGIVRNRRQAA from the coding sequence ATGACTGACGACACACTGCGCCTGGGGCGCGAGCGACGCTTTCTGGTGTTGCTGGGGGTGATCTGCCTGGCGTTGATCGGCGGTGCGCTGTACATGCAGGTGGTGTTGGGCGAGGCCCCATGCCCGTTGTGCATCCTGCAGCGCTACGCCTTGCTGCTGATCGCCATTTTCGCCTTCATCGGCGCCGCCATGCGCACCCGTCGCAGCCTCACCGTGCTGGAGGTCCTGGTGGTCCTCAGCGCGCTGTTCGGCGCCGCAGTGGCGGGGCACCACGTCTACACCCAGGCGCATCCCGCCGTCAGTTGCGGCATCGATGTGCTGCAGCCGATCGTCGACAGCCTGCCGCTGGCCACGGTGTTCCCGCTGGGGTTCCAGGTCGACGGTTTCTGCTCCACGCCGTACCCGCCGGTACTGGGCCTGTCCCTGGCGCAATGGGCGCTGGTGGCGTTCGTCCTGACCCTGGTATTGGTGCCGCTGGGCATTGTGCGCAATCGTCGCCAAGCCGCCTGA
- a CDS encoding fatty acid desaturase, with translation MRTLDTPTAPPYCPPDRTSQPPPAGTIPWPTDGLDREALARYGKELIRQTLPFTVENRRLSWWHFYSTLLVIGLFGAAVAMPLWWPLRLGCSVLLGLSLVRMFVLYHDYMHGAILKGSRFAEVFFKTFGLLLMAPPTLWKQSHDYHHGHSCQYVGAEHNRLPLLSTHTDLGTFPLLSTEEYARAGRLKRLRYRIARHPLMILLASFSIFIFSICLVSLLTQPRHRPWALLALALNLASAIGLALLAPDILLYGVLLPSLSGSALGAYMFYCQHNFPGVRYPARADWDYAATAVFSSSYMRTGPLMAWFTANIGYHHVHHANSGIPFYRLPEAMAAIPALQNPITTSLHPRDIYRCLRLKLWDPTRQRMVSFAEFHRPLRH, from the coding sequence ATGCGCACGCTGGACACCCCGACCGCCCCACCCTATTGCCCGCCCGATCGCACCTCGCAGCCCCCGCCGGCGGGGACCATCCCCTGGCCCACCGACGGCCTGGACCGCGAGGCGCTGGCGCGCTACGGCAAGGAGCTGATTCGCCAGACACTGCCTTTCACCGTGGAAAACCGCCGCCTGAGCTGGTGGCATTTCTACTCGACGCTGCTGGTGATCGGGCTGTTCGGCGCGGCCGTGGCCATGCCGCTGTGGTGGCCGCTGCGCCTGGGGTGCAGCGTGCTGCTGGGTCTGTCGCTGGTGCGCATGTTCGTGCTGTACCACGACTACATGCACGGCGCGATTCTCAAGGGGTCGCGTTTCGCCGAGGTGTTCTTCAAGACCTTCGGCCTGCTGCTGATGGCCCCGCCGACCTTGTGGAAGCAGTCCCACGACTATCACCACGGTCACAGCTGCCAGTACGTCGGCGCGGAACACAATCGCCTGCCGCTGCTGTCCACCCATACGGACCTGGGCACCTTCCCGCTGCTGTCCACCGAGGAATATGCCCGGGCCGGGCGCCTCAAGCGCTTGCGCTACCGCATCGCCCGGCACCCGCTGATGATCCTGCTGGCCTCGTTCAGCATCTTTATCTTCAGCATCTGCCTGGTGTCGCTGCTCACCCAGCCGCGGCACCGGCCCTGGGCGCTGCTGGCCCTGGCGCTGAACCTGGCGAGCGCCATCGGCCTGGCGCTGCTGGCACCGGACATCCTGCTGTACGGCGTGCTGCTCCCCAGCCTGTCCGGCTCGGCGCTGGGCGCCTACATGTTCTACTGCCAGCACAACTTTCCCGGTGTGCGTTACCCCGCGCGCGCCGACTGGGACTACGCCGCCACCGCGGTGTTCTCCTCCAGCTACATGCGCACCGGGCCGCTCATGGCCTGGTTCACCGCCAACATCGGCTACCACCATGTGCACCACGCCAACTCGGGGATTCCCTTCTACCGCCTGCCGGAGGCCATGGCGGCGATCCCGGCGTTGCAGAACCCCATCACCACCTCCCTGCACCCGCGGGACATCTATCGCTGCCTGCGGCTCAAGCTCTGGGACCCGACGCGCCAGCGCATGGTGTCGTTCGCCGAGTTCCACCGGCCACTGCGACACTGA
- the cyoB gene encoding cytochrome o ubiquinol oxidase subunit I yields MFGKLSLDAIPFHEPIVMVTVAMIILGGLALVAGITYFKKWSYLWTEWLTSVDHKKIGVMYIIVAMVMLLRGFADAIMMRTQMAMATEGSPGYLPPEHYDQIFTAHGVIMIIFMAMPFFTGLMNLAVPLQIGARDVAYPFLNSLSFWLLVSGVVLINLSLGVGEFAKTGWVAYPPLSGLQYSPGVGVDYYIWALQLSGLGTTLTGVNFLATVLKMRTPGMKLMDMPIFTWTCTWANVLIVASFPILTATLALLTLDRYMDFHIFTNELGGNPMMYVNLFWAWGHPEVYILILPAFGIFSEVISTFSGKRLFGHHSMIYASGAISVLGFMVWLHHFFTMGSGASVNAFFGLATMLISIPTGVKLFNWLFTIYHGRLRFTSHVLWTLGFMVTFAIGGMTGVLLAVPGADFVLHNSLFVIAHFHNVIIGGAVFGYIAGFAFYFPKAFGFKLHEGWGKAAFWFWISGFFVAFMPLYALGFMGMTRRLNATTNPEWVPYLYVAMFGAVLIACGIASQLIQLYVSIRDRKQNQCVSGDPWNAHTLEWSTSSPPPFYNFAVLPKANSIDPFTEAKEDGTAYQKPARYEPIHMPNNTATGLVMGALLTVFGFAMIWHIWWMAIASLAGTVIYFVIHAARDDQGYMVPVDVIERIEAEQHARLVAEKKIPANRVETSLEQA; encoded by the coding sequence ATGTTTGGTAAATTAAGTCTGGACGCGATACCGTTCCACGAGCCGATCGTCATGGTGACCGTTGCCATGATCATCCTCGGTGGTCTGGCGCTTGTCGCGGGTATCACCTATTTCAAGAAGTGGTCCTACCTGTGGACCGAATGGCTGACCTCGGTCGACCACAAGAAAATCGGCGTGATGTACATCATCGTCGCCATGGTCATGCTCCTGCGCGGCTTCGCCGACGCCATCATGATGCGTACCCAGATGGCCATGGCCACCGAGGGCTCGCCCGGCTACCTGCCGCCTGAACACTATGACCAGATCTTCACCGCCCACGGTGTGATCATGATCATCTTCATGGCGATGCCTTTCTTCACCGGCCTGATGAACCTTGCAGTGCCGCTGCAGATCGGCGCGCGTGACGTTGCCTATCCGTTCCTCAACTCCCTGAGCTTCTGGCTGCTGGTTTCCGGCGTCGTGCTGATCAACCTGTCCCTGGGCGTCGGCGAATTCGCCAAGACCGGCTGGGTTGCCTATCCGCCGCTGTCGGGCCTGCAATACAGTCCGGGCGTGGGTGTGGACTACTACATCTGGGCGCTACAGCTATCAGGGCTAGGGACGACGTTAACGGGGGTCAACTTCCTGGCCACCGTGCTGAAAATGCGTACCCCTGGCATGAAGCTGATGGACATGCCGATCTTCACCTGGACCTGCACCTGGGCCAACGTGCTGATCGTCGCTTCGTTCCCGATCCTGACCGCTACGCTGGCACTGCTGACCCTCGACCGTTACATGGATTTCCACATTTTCACCAATGAACTTGGTGGCAATCCGATGATGTACGTGAACCTGTTCTGGGCCTGGGGTCACCCTGAGGTGTACATCCTGATCCTGCCGGCGTTCGGCATCTTCTCCGAAGTCATCTCGACCTTCTCGGGCAAGCGCCTGTTCGGCCACCACTCGATGATCTACGCTTCCGGCGCGATCTCGGTACTGGGCTTCATGGTCTGGCTGCACCACTTCTTCACCATGGGTTCGGGCGCCAGCGTCAACGCCTTCTTCGGCCTGGCGACCATGCTGATTTCCATCCCGACGGGGGTGAAGCTGTTCAACTGGCTGTTCACCATCTACCACGGTCGCCTGCGCTTCACCAGCCACGTGTTGTGGACCCTGGGCTTCATGGTGACCTTCGCCATCGGCGGCATGACCGGCGTACTGCTGGCCGTTCCGGGTGCCGACTTCGTGCTGCACAACAGCCTGTTCGTGATCGCGCACTTCCATAACGTGATCATCGGCGGTGCGGTATTCGGCTACATCGCAGGTTTCGCCTTCTACTTCCCGAAAGCGTTCGGCTTCAAGCTGCACGAAGGCTGGGGCAAGGCGGCGTTCTGGTTCTGGATCTCGGGCTTCTTCGTCGCGTTCATGCCGCTCTATGCACTGGGCTTCATGGGCATGACCCGTCGCCTGAACGCCACTACCAACCCTGAGTGGGTGCCGTACCTGTACGTCGCCATGTTCGGTGCGGTGCTGATCGCCTGCGGTATCGCCAGCCAGCTGATCCAGCTGTACGTCAGTATCCGCGATCGCAAGCAGAACCAGTGCGTGTCCGGCGACCCATGGAATGCCCACACCCTGGAATGGTCGACTTCGTCGCCACCGCCGTTCTACAACTTCGCCGTGCTGCCGAAGGCCAACAGCATCGATCCGTTCACCGAAGCCAAGGAAGACGGTACCGCGTACCAGAAGCCTGCTCGCTACGAGCCGATCCACATGCCGAACAACACCGCCACCGGCCTGGTGATGGGTGCTCTGCTGACCGTGTTCGGTTTCGCGATGATCTGGCACATCTGGTGGATGGCGATCGCCAGCCTGGCTGGCACCGTGATCTATTTCGTGATCCACGCGGCGCGTGATGATCAAGGCTACATGGTGCCGGTCGACGTGATCGAACGCATCGAAGCCGAGCAGCACGCTCGCCTGGTCGCCGAGAAGAAGATCCCGGCCAACCGTGTAGAAACCTCGTTGGAACAGGCTTAA
- the hmpA gene encoding NO-inducible flavohemoprotein: MLSVEDRAIIKSTVPLLESGGEALITHFYRMMLSEYPQVRPLFNQAHQASGDQPRALANGVLMYARHIDQLDQLGDLVAKIINKHVALQILPEHYPIVGSCLLRAISEVLGDEIATPAVMSAWGAAYNQLADILIGAEGAIYDQKAQAPGGWRGARDFTLVRREQESAEITSFYFEPVDKGPILAAEPGQYIGMQLFLEGEEIRRNYSLSALSDAGQYRISVKREAGGRASNYLHDALQVGARIQLFPPAGEFTLTDSDKPLVLISGGVGITPTLPMLEAALATERPVHFIHCARNGRVHAFRDWVDGLAERHPQLKRFYCYAEDDGVSPAADKVGMLSQEQLAQWLPQERDVDAYFLGPKAFMAAVKRHLKALGVPEQQSRYEFFGPAAALE, translated from the coding sequence ATGCTTAGCGTCGAAGATCGTGCCATCATCAAATCCACCGTCCCGCTGCTCGAAAGCGGTGGCGAAGCCCTGATCACTCACTTCTACCGGATGATGCTCTCCGAGTATCCGCAAGTGCGCCCGCTGTTCAACCAGGCGCACCAGGCCAGCGGCGATCAGCCGCGGGCCCTGGCCAATGGCGTATTGATGTACGCCCGGCATATCGACCAGCTCGACCAGTTGGGCGACCTGGTGGCGAAGATCATCAACAAGCACGTGGCCCTGCAGATCCTGCCGGAGCATTACCCGATCGTCGGCAGCTGCCTGCTGCGCGCCATTTCCGAAGTGCTGGGCGACGAGATTGCCACGCCGGCGGTGATGAGCGCCTGGGGCGCGGCCTATAACCAGCTGGCGGATATCCTGATCGGCGCCGAAGGCGCGATCTACGACCAGAAGGCCCAGGCCCCGGGCGGCTGGCGCGGCGCGCGGGACTTCACCCTGGTCCGTCGCGAGCAGGAGAGCGCGGAAATCACCTCGTTCTATTTCGAGCCTGTGGACAAGGGCCCGATCCTCGCCGCCGAACCCGGCCAGTACATCGGCATGCAGCTGTTCCTCGAGGGCGAGGAAATCCGTCGCAACTACTCGCTGTCGGCCCTGTCCGACGCCGGCCAGTACCGCATCAGCGTCAAGCGCGAAGCCGGTGGCCGCGCCTCCAACTACCTGCACGATGCGCTGCAGGTCGGTGCGCGTATCCAGCTGTTTCCGCCGGCGGGCGAGTTCACCCTGACGGACAGCGACAAGCCGCTGGTGCTGATCAGTGGCGGCGTCGGCATCACCCCGACCCTGCCGATGCTGGAAGCGGCGCTGGCCACCGAGCGCCCGGTGCACTTCATTCATTGCGCGCGCAATGGCCGGGTGCATGCATTCCGCGACTGGGTCGACGGCCTGGCCGAGCGTCATCCGCAGCTCAAGCGCTTCTACTGCTATGCCGAGGACGACGGCGTCAGCCCGGCGGCGGACAAGGTCGGCATGCTGAGCCAGGAGCAACTGGCCCAATGGTTGCCGCAAGAGCGCGACGTGGATGCCTACTTCCTCGGTCCGAAAGCCTTCATGGCGGCGGTCAAGCGCCACCTCAAGGCCCTCGGGGTGCCGGAGCAGCAAAGCCGCTACGAGTTCTTCGGCCCGGCCGCGGCGCTGGAGTGA
- the cyoA gene encoding ubiquinol oxidase subunit II → MSKNRYPRLLGFLPLLSMLLLGGCKWTLLDPKGQVGLDERNLIITATLLMLLVVVPVIVMTLAFAWKYRASNTSATYAPKWSHSTKIEVAVWLVPILIIIALGYVTYKSTHALDPYRPLESEAAPINIEVVALDWKWLFIYPDQGIATVNKIVFPEHTPVNFKITSDAVMNSFFIPGLGGQIYAMAGMQTKLHLIANQKAEMEGISANYSGAGFTGMKFKAISTSQEDFNAWVAEVKAAPKQLDQAEYDALAKPSQNNPVALYSSFTPNLFQKIVDKYEGMKPGKPVEHEKKEVAAAEMDMSSHSAAGAEE, encoded by the coding sequence ATGAGTAAAAACAGGTACCCCCGATTACTAGGCTTTTTGCCGCTGCTCAGCATGTTGTTGCTGGGAGGCTGCAAATGGACCTTGCTCGACCCCAAGGGACAGGTCGGTCTGGATGAACGAAACCTGATCATCACCGCTACCCTGCTGATGTTGCTGGTCGTGGTCCCGGTGATCGTGATGACCCTCGCGTTCGCCTGGAAATACCGCGCCTCCAACACCAGCGCTACCTATGCGCCGAAGTGGTCGCACTCCACCAAGATCGAAGTCGCGGTGTGGCTGGTACCGATCCTCATCATCATTGCCCTGGGTTATGTGACCTACAAGTCCACCCACGCGCTGGACCCTTACCGTCCGCTGGAGTCCGAGGCCGCGCCGATCAACATCGAAGTTGTCGCGCTGGACTGGAAGTGGCTGTTCATCTACCCCGACCAGGGCATCGCCACCGTCAACAAGATCGTGTTCCCCGAGCACACCCCGGTCAATTTCAAGATCACCTCCGATGCCGTGATGAACTCGTTCTTCATCCCGGGCCTGGGCGGCCAGATCTACGCGATGGCAGGCATGCAGACCAAGCTGCACCTGATCGCCAACCAGAAAGCTGAAATGGAAGGCATCTCCGCCAACTACAGCGGCGCTGGCTTCACCGGCATGAAATTCAAAGCGATCTCGACGAGCCAGGAAGACTTCAACGCCTGGGTTGCCGAAGTCAAGGCCGCACCTAAACAGCTTGATCAAGCTGAATACGACGCTCTGGCCAAGCCAAGCCAAAACAATCCTGTCGCGCTGTACTCCTCGTTCACGCCGAACCTGTTTCAGAAAATCGTCGACAAGTACGAAGGCATGAAACCAGGCAAGCCGGTCGAGCACGAGAAGAAAGAAGTGGCCGCTGCAGAGATGGACATGAGCTCGCATTCAGCTGCTGGGGCAGAGGAGTAA
- a CDS encoding ester cyclase, translating into MQFPAISRLTLAATLLASPLVFAEPALLQAQTLIVDQSLPKAQQQAMELAARRYGSFWNSGDESLAKAALAEHFVDMTPPEGRVQGPTGPLLASRFFRTAVPDLSAEIEQMIVAGDRVVVHLHFRGHFSGTFNALKGHGQRVDFRATDIYQIADGRIAANWHIEDNLSLMQQLQALPPG; encoded by the coding sequence ATGCAGTTCCCAGCCATTTCCCGTCTCACCCTGGCCGCTACCTTGCTCGCCAGCCCCCTGGTTTTCGCCGAGCCGGCCTTGCTCCAGGCGCAGACGCTGATCGTCGATCAGAGCCTGCCCAAGGCCCAGCAACAAGCGATGGAGCTGGCCGCGCGCCGTTACGGCAGTTTCTGGAACAGCGGCGACGAGAGCCTGGCCAAGGCGGCGCTGGCGGAGCACTTCGTCGACATGACGCCGCCCGAAGGACGGGTCCAGGGCCCGACCGGGCCCTTGCTGGCCTCGCGCTTCTTTCGCACGGCGGTGCCGGACCTGAGCGCCGAGATCGAGCAGATGATCGTGGCCGGGGACCGGGTGGTGGTGCACCTGCATTTTCGCGGGCATTTCAGCGGGACCTTCAATGCACTCAAAGGTCATGGTCAGCGTGTAGACTTCCGGGCAACCGATATCTATCAGATCGCCGATGGGCGGATCGCCGCCAACTGGCATATCGAAGACAACCTCAGCCTGATGCAGCAACTGCAAGCGTTGCCGCCGGGTTGA
- the cyoE gene encoding heme o synthase yields MSLKHFIQITKPGIIFGNVLSVAGGFFLASKGHVDLAIFLAAMIGTSLVVASGCVFNNCIDRDIDLKMERTKNRVLVQGLISLKVALAYATILGVAGVALLYKVANPLAALFAVIGFVIYVGFYSLYLKRKSVHGTLVGSLSGAMPPVIGYVAVSNSFDMAALTLLVMFSLWQMPHSYAIAIFRFNDYLAASIPVLPVKRGILVAKKHILLYILAFLVATLMLTFSGYAGMSYLAVAAAMGMYWLYMAWTGYKAVDDTVWARKLFVFSIFTITALSVMMSLDFKVPSELLLTYAP; encoded by the coding sequence ATGTCGCTCAAGCACTTTATCCAAATCACCAAACCGGGGATCATTTTCGGTAACGTGCTTTCGGTGGCGGGCGGTTTTTTCCTGGCCTCCAAGGGACATGTCGATCTGGCCATCTTCCTGGCCGCGATGATCGGCACGTCCCTGGTGGTGGCTTCCGGTTGCGTGTTCAACAACTGCATCGACCGCGACATCGACCTGAAGATGGAGCGCACCAAGAACCGCGTGCTGGTCCAGGGCCTGATTTCCCTGAAAGTGGCCCTGGCCTACGCGACCATCCTGGGTGTCGCCGGCGTTGCGTTGTTGTACAAGGTGGCCAATCCGCTGGCGGCGCTGTTTGCCGTGATCGGCTTCGTCATCTACGTCGGCTTCTACAGCCTGTACCTCAAGCGCAAGTCGGTGCACGGCACGCTGGTGGGCAGCCTGTCCGGGGCGATGCCACCGGTGATCGGCTACGTGGCCGTGAGCAACAGCTTCGACATGGCCGCGCTGACCCTGCTGGTGATGTTCAGCCTGTGGCAGATGCCGCATTCCTACGCCATCGCGATCTTCCGCTTCAACGATTACCTGGCCGCATCGATTCCGGTGCTGCCGGTGAAGCGCGGCATCCTGGTGGCCAAGAAGCACATCCTGCTCTACATCCTGGCGTTCCTGGTGGCGACCCTGATGCTGACCTTCAGCGGCTACGCCGGCATGAGCTACCTGGCCGTGGCGGCCGCGATGGGCATGTACTGGCTGTACATGGCCTGGACCGGCTACAAGGCGGTGGACGACACCGTCTGGGCACGCAAGCTGTTCGTGTTCTCGATCTTCACCATCACCGCGCTGAGCGTGATGATGTCCCTGGATTTCAAGGTACCCAGCGAGCTGCTGCTGACCTACGCGCCGTAA
- the cyoD gene encoding cytochrome o ubiquinol oxidase subunit IV produces MANAHSHDSHDAGHGSVKSYAIGFILSVILTLIPFGLVMYPTLPKSITLMIVLAFAVIQVLVHLVYFLHLDRSEAQRNNVIAFVFAALVIILLVGLSLWIMFSIHTYMMAK; encoded by the coding sequence ATGGCTAATGCACACTCCCATGACAGCCATGATGCTGGCCACGGCAGCGTCAAGTCTTACGCTATCGGCTTCATCCTGTCGGTCATCCTGACCCTGATCCCGTTCGGCCTGGTGATGTACCCGACCTTGCCGAAGTCGATCACCTTGATGATCGTCCTGGCGTTCGCGGTGATCCAGGTCCTGGTTCACCTGGTGTACTTCCTGCACCTGGACCGCTCCGAGGCCCAGCGCAACAACGTGATCGCGTTCGTCTTCGCTGCCCTGGTAATCATCCTGCTGGTTGGCCTGTCGCTGTGGATCATGTTCAGCATCCACACCTACATGATGGCGAAGTGA
- a CDS encoding cytochrome o ubiquinol oxidase subunit III: protein MSNLVTNAGHTHVDDHGHDDHHHDSGEMTVYGFWLYLMTDCILFASIFAVYAVLVNNVAGGPAGHDIFELPYVLGETALLLFSSITYGFAMLAFFRGNKKQVLGWLALTFLFGLGFIGMEVNEFHLLISEGYGPSRSGFLSGFFTLVGTHGLHVTAGLIWMAVMMYQVNKHGLTATNKTRLSCLSLFWHFLDVVWICVFTVVYLMGTL, encoded by the coding sequence ATGTCGAACTTAGTGACCAATGCTGGACACACCCATGTCGATGACCATGGGCACGATGACCACCACCACGACTCGGGCGAGATGACCGTATACGGTTTCTGGCTCTACCTGATGACCGACTGCATTCTGTTTGCGTCGATCTTCGCGGTGTACGCGGTACTGGTAAACAACGTAGCGGGTGGCCCGGCGGGCCACGACATCTTCGAACTGCCTTACGTGCTCGGCGAAACCGCCTTGCTGCTGTTCAGTTCGATCACCTACGGCTTCGCCATGCTGGCGTTCTTCCGGGGTAACAAGAAGCAGGTCCTGGGCTGGCTGGCCCTGACCTTCCTGTTCGGCCTGGGCTTCATCGGCATGGAGGTCAACGAGTTCCACCTGCTGATCTCCGAAGGCTACGGCCCTAGCCGTTCGGGCTTCCTGTCCGGGTTCTTCACCCTGGTGGGCACCCACGGTCTGCACGTGACCGCCGGCCTGATCTGGATGGCCGTCATGATGTATCAGGTCAACAAGCACGGCCTGACCGCGACCAACAAGACCCGCCTGAGCTGCCTGAGCCTGTTCTGGCACTTCCTGGACGTGGTCTGGATCTGCGTCTTCACCGTTGTCTACCTGATGGGGACCCTGTAA